The Candidatus Neomarinimicrobiota bacterium genome has a window encoding:
- a CDS encoding valine--tRNA ligase: MSIKMEKVYNPRNIEDKWYKYWLEKGYFHADPNSKKKKYSIVIPPPNVTGILTMGHVLNNTIQDILVRRARMKGYETLWLPGTDHAGISTQVVVEKKLKQEGKTRHDLGRDNFVKLVWDWALKHKNIITTQLKKLGCSLDWERERFTLDEGLSKAVRKVFVDLFKKSLIYKGERIINWCPATMTALSDEEVIYKETKGHLWYFRYPLKDEDGYLVVATTRPETMVGDTAIAVNPNDGRYRKYIGKKAILPIVNRVIPIIADEVVEPEFGTGAVKVTPAHDPVDFEIAQRHNLEKIIIMNPDASMNENAGYLIKGKNRFAAREIIVDEMKRLGLLEKVEGYVHNVGYSERAGVMVEPLLSKQWFVKMKSLAKPGIEVVKEKRIRFYPERWYKTYFHWMENIKDWCISRQLWWGHRIPVFYCKKCSWYDALMEDIQRCPECGGEVYQDPDVLDTWFSSWLWPFSTMGWPDETLELKNFYPTDDLVTGPDIIFFWVARMIMAGLEFIGDIPFKNVYFTGIIRDIKGRKMSKSLGNSPDPLELIEKYGADALRYGTMLIAPQGQDILFSEERIEVGRNFINKLWNASRFLLMNVDDVNKYNHFDIALERLELADRWILSRLNNTIKNVNKGLENYRFDEVARIIYNFTWKDFCDWYIELIKERLYEGIEFEREVALKTGIFVLKTLLKLLHPYAPFITEEIYQKIKKSDEPDIVVSEWPKVNGDFINLAEEQIFDFVKEVIVSLRTARSEMNIPPQTVVKLFIKTDENYEYTSILYDETVQNYIKRLVKVSDISMSEDIGKPLPCTSVIVRGNEFYIPLEGVIDVKAEIERLKKEITRVEGFLSSVQRKLSNENFVKKAPKEVVKKEKEKEISVTEKLRRLKSHLQELTSS, encoded by the coding sequence ATGAGCATCAAGATGGAAAAGGTATATAATCCCAGAAACATTGAAGATAAGTGGTATAAATATTGGCTTGAAAAAGGTTATTTTCATGCAGACCCAAATAGTAAAAAGAAAAAATACTCCATTGTGATACCACCTCCAAATGTTACAGGTATTCTTACGATGGGGCATGTATTAAATAACACTATTCAAGATATTTTGGTAAGAAGAGCAAGAATGAAAGGATATGAAACGCTCTGGCTACCTGGGACTGATCATGCAGGTATTTCCACACAAGTTGTAGTTGAAAAGAAGTTAAAGCAGGAAGGGAAGACAAGGCATGATCTTGGACGCGATAATTTTGTAAAGCTTGTATGGGATTGGGCATTAAAGCATAAAAATATTATAACGACTCAGCTTAAAAAGCTTGGTTGCTCACTGGACTGGGAGAGGGAAAGGTTCACACTTGATGAGGGATTATCGAAGGCTGTAAGAAAGGTTTTTGTAGACCTTTTCAAAAAAAGCCTTATTTATAAAGGTGAAAGGATTATCAACTGGTGTCCAGCAACAATGACAGCTTTATCGGATGAGGAAGTTATATATAAGGAGACAAAGGGACATCTGTGGTATTTCAGATATCCATTGAAAGATGAAGATGGCTATCTGGTGGTCGCAACGACAAGACCTGAAACAATGGTAGGGGATACAGCTATTGCAGTAAATCCCAATGATGGGAGATATAGAAAGTATATAGGTAAAAAAGCGATTTTACCAATTGTCAATCGTGTAATTCCTATTATTGCCGATGAGGTTGTAGAACCGGAGTTTGGAACAGGAGCTGTTAAGGTAACACCTGCTCACGATCCTGTTGATTTCGAAATTGCACAGAGGCATAATCTTGAGAAAATTATAATAATGAATCCCGATGCATCGATGAATGAAAATGCCGGTTACCTAATAAAAGGTAAGAATAGATTTGCTGCTAGGGAAATAATTGTGGACGAAATGAAAAGACTGGGATTGCTCGAAAAAGTCGAAGGTTACGTCCATAATGTCGGGTATTCAGAGAGAGCTGGCGTCATGGTGGAGCCACTCCTCTCCAAGCAGTGGTTTGTAAAAATGAAATCTCTTGCAAAACCGGGGATAGAGGTAGTAAAAGAAAAGAGAATAAGATTTTATCCGGAAAGATGGTACAAGACATACTTCCACTGGATGGAAAATATAAAAGATTGGTGCATTTCAAGACAGCTGTGGTGGGGACACAGAATACCTGTATTTTATTGCAAGAAGTGTAGCTGGTATGATGCTCTAATGGAAGACATACAGAGATGTCCTGAATGCGGAGGTGAGGTGTATCAGGATCCAGATGTGCTTGATACATGGTTTAGTTCGTGGTTGTGGCCATTTTCGACAATGGGATGGCCCGATGAAACACTTGAATTGAAGAATTTTTATCCAACGGATGATCTTGTTACCGGTCCTGATATAATATTCTTCTGGGTTGCAAGGATGATAATGGCTGGGCTTGAATTTATCGGAGATATCCCCTTTAAGAATGTATATTTTACCGGGATTATAAGGGATATAAAAGGTAGAAAGATGTCCAAATCCCTCGGGAATTCGCCTGATCCACTTGAACTCATAGAAAAGTATGGTGCAGATGCTTTGAGATATGGCACAATGCTTATAGCTCCTCAGGGACAGGATATATTATTCTCTGAAGAAAGGATTGAAGTGGGCAGAAATTTTATAAACAAACTCTGGAATGCATCTCGATTCTTATTAATGAATGTTGATGATGTAAATAAATACAACCATTTTGATATCGCACTGGAGAGGCTCGAGCTTGCCGACAGATGGATACTGTCAAGATTAAATAATACAATAAAAAATGTGAATAAAGGTCTTGAAAATTACAGATTTGATGAAGTAGCAAGGATAATATATAACTTTACATGGAAAGACTTTTGTGATTGGTATATTGAACTAATAAAGGAAAGACTATATGAAGGAATCGAGTTTGAAAGGGAGGTAGCATTAAAAACCGGAATATTTGTTCTGAAAACTTTATTAAAACTACTCCATCCTTACGCACCTTTCATTACAGAAGAAATTTATCAGAAAATAAAAAAATCAGATGAGCCGGATATAGTCGTATCGGAGTGGCCAAAGGTCAATGGTGATTTTATTAATCTGGCAGAGGAGCAAATATTTGACTTCGTGAAAGAAGTTATAGTTTCACTGAGAACAGCCAGGAGTGAGATGAATATCCCACCCCAGACGGTAGTAAAACTTTTTATTAAAACTGATGAAAATTATGAATATACATCCATACTGTATGATGAAACTGTACAGAATTATATAAAAAGATTGGTTAAGGTTAGTGATATCAGTATGTCTGAAGATATTGGAAAACCATTGCCATGTACTTCTGTCATAGTTAGAGGAAATGAGTTTTATATACCGCTTGAAGGCGTTATTGACGTCAAAGCTGAGATAGAAAGACTGAAAAAGGAGATAACAAGAGTTGAAGGTTTCCTTTCAAGTGTTCAAAGAAAGTTATCCAATGAGAATTTTGTGAAAAAAGCTCCTAAGGAAGTAGTAAAAAAAGAAAAGGAGAAAGAGATATCAGTGACTGAGAAATTAAGGAGATTAAAAAGTCACCTGCAAGAGCTTACAAGCTCATAG
- a CDS encoding cyclic nucleotide-binding domain-containing protein, producing the protein MSRVIANEDYSPEYLKNFFIFSGLNVEEINPFFSVMKLIHFDRDETILREGDIGHSILLLLEGEVEISQALTLKIDNSDVDTREKGLIKLSSSQYPFFGEMCLFTKDDKRSATVKAKTDCIVGRITKVDFFSICEKNPEVGYKVIKNIATVMTDRLKQANMNILKLSTAFSLLVDEIS; encoded by the coding sequence ATGAGTAGAGTTATAGCCAACGAAGATTATTCGCCAGAGTATTTAAAAAACTTCTTCATCTTTAGCGGATTAAATGTAGAAGAAATTAATCCCTTTTTCTCTGTAATGAAGTTAATTCACTTTGATAGGGATGAAACAATACTGCGAGAAGGTGATATTGGTCATTCCATATTGCTACTTCTTGAGGGAGAGGTAGAGATATCTCAGGCTCTTACTTTAAAAATAGATAATAGTGATGTTGATACCCGGGAGAAGGGTTTGATTAAGCTATCCAGCAGTCAATATCCATTTTTTGGCGAGATGTGCCTTTTTACAAAAGATGATAAAAGGTCTGCTACCGTTAAAGCAAAGACTGATTGTATAGTGGGAAGGATCACAAAAGTTGATTTTTTCTCAATATGTGAGAAAAATCCTGAGGTCGGTTACAAAGTTATAAAGAATATTGCGACTGTAATGACTGATAGGCTTAAACAAGCAAACATGAATATATTAAAATTATCTACAGCCTTTAGCCTGCTGGTTGACGAAATATCCTAA
- a CDS encoding ion transporter yields the protein MKYNIKVIFRSNLFYVFITFFCLITLASILVYLIERGDNSSEYRNLWDSIWWALVTVFTVGYGDIKPITTGGRIVAILIMFTGISLLSLITATISSIFVARRIREDQGLGKIKLENHIVICGWYDKADEVLDMIFKLKTEEKTPVVILNQLQPHEISGIISRFPGREIKFVHGDITKIPSLEMTNIKRAKLVIILPNLISSDPQDADEKTILTTLNIKSTWPRVRVFACILDAENAPHVRRAKADQVFVKDQFSSFIIASQVYNPSMLEVLNNLLTFDSKNRIEIISIPSRFVGKPYKELFSYLVDKEAILPLGLITQKESISISEFLSADTSFLDAFIEKKLKQAGKKLEEEKREAVHLNPNGDYIVKKNEQVIILK from the coding sequence ATGAAATACAATATTAAAGTTATATTTCGTTCTAATCTATTTTATGTTTTTATTACATTTTTCTGTCTTATAACTCTGGCATCTATATTGGTCTATTTAATTGAAAGAGGTGACAATTCATCGGAATATAGAAATCTCTGGGATTCTATATGGTGGGCATTAGTAACAGTTTTCACAGTGGGGTACGGAGACATAAAGCCCATAACAACAGGTGGAAGGATCGTTGCTATTTTAATAATGTTCACCGGGATATCGCTCCTTTCATTAATAACAGCCACAATTTCGTCAATATTTGTGGCAAGAAGAATTAGGGAGGATCAAGGGTTGGGTAAGATAAAGCTGGAAAATCATATAGTTATTTGTGGATGGTATGATAAGGCAGATGAGGTTCTTGATATGATTTTTAAATTGAAAACAGAAGAAAAAACTCCGGTAGTTATTTTAAACCAGTTACAGCCTCATGAGATATCAGGTATTATAAGCAGGTTCCCTGGTAGAGAAATAAAGTTTGTTCATGGTGACATTACAAAGATACCGTCGCTTGAGATGACTAATATAAAAAGGGCAAAGCTTGTCATAATACTTCCAAATCTTATAAGCAGCGATCCCCAGGATGCTGATGAAAAAACTATTCTTACAACACTAAACATTAAATCCACGTGGCCAAGAGTAAGGGTTTTTGCGTGTATACTGGATGCAGAAAATGCACCCCATGTGAGAAGAGCAAAGGCGGATCAGGTATTTGTGAAAGATCAATTCTCAAGCTTTATAATAGCAAGTCAGGTATATAATCCGTCTATGCTTGAAGTATTAAATAATCTTTTGACCTTTGATTCGAAAAATAGAATAGAAATAATATCAATACCTTCTCGCTTTGTTGGTAAACCTTACAAAGAGTTATTCAGTTATCTTGTTGATAAAGAAGCAATTTTACCACTTGGTCTCATCACACAAAAAGAAAGCATATCGATATCTGAATTTCTCTCAGCAGACACATCATTTCTGGATGCTTTTATAGAAAAGAAACTCAAGCAGGCAGGTAAAAAACTTGAGGAAGAAAAAAGGGAAGCCGTGCATCTAAATCCAAATGGTGACTATATAGTCAAAAAAAATGAACAGGTAATAATACTAAAGTGA
- a CDS encoding tetratricopeptide repeat protein produces MKKVIIFLLLVFDLVLFSQQTNKTLDSVNTKLDSMINSLMGINEYKFQNSVVRKAYGDVSTLRQFIIDSLTLEFQEDIQTFLDSISTAFHDSLSQIQSAVDSLKTLLDSLRSKSLKTMTTTYSKEIEEKHFKYIEDVLAIKFISKRLFKKFLKPKENIYDYQIKLINSYLDHYFPMENSDKVYYMMIKHQIEQSKFEDAGFNILKFLFIFTDSPIYREAKKYCDKVINSEKYFREYLVSYRNLIKTINPEEPLEKRYYNFLIGIYSFTDKNVQKHFKSEVDRFFNLFPELIYNSDLIMKKAKILEKEKAYKMAILNYKKILRFYPDSPHYSKAMFNIALIYEKYLDAPDLAINYYKRIETLTQQDSITALAILRKSHILKNVYKDYISAYNELKKLVERMPHSPFAPRALIECGNLQSVYFGDTKKAYEDYYIVYNHYPNSIEAPEALYNCGNLLLNQKNYFDALEIFQILYTEYQGTKYALSGLATSGEIYDKYLKDIDKALEIYAKIITDYPDSKESKRAMKRMKKLSKKR; encoded by the coding sequence ATGAAGAAGGTTATTATATTTTTACTACTTGTCTTCGATTTAGTTTTATTTAGTCAGCAAACAAACAAAACCTTAGATTCAGTAAACACAAAATTAGACAGTATGATAAACTCCTTAATGGGAATAAACGAATACAAGTTCCAGAATTCAGTTGTACGAAAAGCTTATGGGGATGTAAGTACTTTGAGGCAATTCATTATAGACTCGCTGACTCTGGAGTTCCAAGAAGACATACAGACATTCCTTGACTCCATATCAACAGCTTTTCATGATTCTCTATCACAAATACAATCAGCTGTTGATAGTCTAAAGACCCTACTGGATTCACTAAGATCAAAATCCTTAAAAACAATGACTACAACATACTCAAAAGAAATAGAAGAAAAACATTTTAAATATATTGAGGATGTCCTGGCTATAAAATTTATTTCTAAAAGACTATTTAAAAAGTTTTTAAAACCAAAGGAAAATATATATGATTATCAGATTAAACTTATAAACAGTTATCTTGATCATTACTTTCCGATGGAGAATTCGGATAAAGTATACTACATGATGATCAAACACCAGATCGAACAATCAAAATTTGAGGATGCCGGGTTCAATATATTAAAATTTTTATTCATATTTACCGATTCACCTATTTACAGGGAAGCGAAAAAATACTGTGATAAGGTGATCAACTCAGAAAAATATTTCAGAGAATATCTGGTCAGCTACCGCAACTTAATTAAGACCATAAATCCTGAGGAACCTCTTGAGAAAAGATATTATAATTTCCTGATAGGAATATATTCTTTCACTGATAAAAACGTACAAAAACATTTTAAGTCTGAGGTAGATAGATTCTTTAACCTATTTCCCGAGTTAATATACAATTCTGATTTGATTATGAAAAAGGCAAAAATTCTTGAGAAAGAAAAAGCATACAAAATGGCAATTCTTAATTACAAAAAAATCTTAAGATTCTATCCAGATAGCCCCCATTATTCAAAAGCAATGTTTAATATAGCTCTAATATATGAAAAATACCTTGATGCACCTGACCTTGCGATCAATTACTATAAAAGGATAGAAACTCTAACACAGCAGGATAGTATTACAGCACTTGCAATTCTCAGGAAATCACATATTTTGAAAAACGTATACAAGGATTATATATCAGCATATAATGAACTTAAAAAATTAGTAGAGAGGATGCCCCATTCTCCATTTGCCCCAAGAGCCTTAATTGAATGCGGAAACCTGCAAAGTGTCTATTTTGGAGATACAAAAAAAGCTTATGAGGATTACTATATTGTCTATAATCACTATCCTAATTCAATCGAGGCTCCCGAGGCATTATACAATTGCGGGAATCTCCTCTTAAATCAAAAAAATTATTTTGATGCCTTAGAGATATTCCAAATTCTATACACGGAGTATCAAGGCACGAAATACGCATTATCAGGACTAGCAACCTCAGGGGAGATTTATGATAAATATCTAAAAGATATTGATAAAGCTCTTGAAATCTACGCAAAAATTATTACAGACTATCCAGACTCAAAGGAATCAAAACGTGCAATGAAAAGAATGAAAAAGCTGAGTAAAAAGAGATAG
- a CDS encoding RNA methyltransferase produces MKSSLSKSELKKIKKLAQKKYRQIYKEYIAEGIKVVYEALKANSEIKHIIISKNAKIEDKEISKIESLAQSKSISIITVDKKDFNYISTMENPEGIMAIIKIGDYNKSGVITLPAIYLDRINDPGNLGTIIRNAVWFGIPAVITSLESVDILNPKVVRASMGTIFFINYLQNINFNFFIKKYCNSGTKLFIADINGQDISEVNVDDNNYLLVLGSESHGISNEIKKYPHQKVTISLLGKGESLNVGTATGIILYEFSKKLGRRN; encoded by the coding sequence ATGAAAAGTTCTCTATCAAAATCTGAATTAAAGAAGATAAAAAAATTAGCTCAGAAAAAATACAGACAGATTTATAAGGAGTATATTGCTGAGGGGATAAAAGTTGTTTACGAAGCTTTGAAAGCTAATTCCGAAATCAAGCATATAATAATTTCAAAAAATGCTAAAATTGAAGATAAGGAAATAAGCAAAATAGAAAGTCTGGCTCAAAGTAAATCCATTTCTATTATTACAGTAGATAAAAAAGACTTTAACTACATATCAACAATGGAAAATCCTGAAGGAATAATGGCTATAATTAAGATAGGAGATTATAACAAATCAGGTGTGATAACTCTTCCAGCTATTTACCTTGACAGAATAAACGATCCTGGAAATCTCGGAACAATTATCAGAAATGCAGTATGGTTTGGTATCCCGGCTGTAATAACTTCTCTTGAATCGGTTGACATTCTAAATCCAAAAGTTGTAAGAGCTTCAATGGGAACTATCTTTTTTATTAATTATCTGCAAAACATAAATTTCAACTTTTTCATCAAAAAATATTGCAACAGCGGTACAAAACTTTTCATAGCAGATATAAACGGGCAGGATATATCCGAAGTCAACGTCGATGATAATAACTATTTATTAGTTCTTGGAAGTGAATCACATGGTATTTCAAATGAAATAAAAAAATATCCACATCAAAAGGTTACTATTTCATTACTTGGAAAGGGTGAATCATTAAATGTAGGTACAGCAACGGGGATAATTTTATATGAATTTTCAAAAAAACTCGGAAGAAGAAATTAA
- a CDS encoding CPBP family intramembrane metalloprotease, which translates to MNFQKNSEEEIKNHQGDKLPRFITAILLSIGGMVLGIIFSLVFVYFILEDVSVENANKIGLLVGEIFIPVPIIIWAAKRKINFMYLFRIKTTGIKGRFIVYTIILGIGLSIITDELDRIIQKIFPASAKLSYIEQFMKIDSFATAAYLIILALILAPLIEEMIFRGFLLKVFERSFRDITKAVLFNALLFAIFHFNPWWFVQIFVIGIFMGYLAWKTDSIALSFFLHFCINAMSLLYINAGSKIISIYEVNGHVSPVFLVIGLLLTYIGIRSINSKIPYIERG; encoded by the coding sequence ATGAATTTTCAAAAAAACTCGGAAGAAGAAATTAAAAATCACCAAGGTGATAAGCTACCACGTTTTATAACAGCAATTCTTTTGTCCATTGGAGGAATGGTACTCGGCATAATCTTCTCATTGGTTTTTGTATATTTTATTCTGGAAGATGTATCCGTAGAAAATGCAAACAAAATTGGACTTCTTGTCGGAGAAATTTTTATTCCAGTTCCAATTATAATATGGGCTGCTAAAAGAAAAATAAATTTTATGTACCTTTTCCGCATTAAAACTACCGGCATTAAAGGCAGATTTATTGTTTATACAATAATACTTGGAATTGGACTATCTATAATTACAGATGAGTTAGACAGAATCATTCAGAAAATATTTCCGGCGTCTGCTAAGCTATCCTATATCGAGCAATTTATGAAAATTGATAGTTTTGCAACCGCCGCCTATCTAATCATACTTGCGCTGATTCTGGCACCGCTGATTGAAGAGATGATTTTTAGAGGATTTTTATTAAAAGTATTTGAAAGAAGTTTCCGAGATATTACAAAAGCCGTTCTTTTTAATGCTTTACTATTTGCAATCTTTCATTTTAATCCATGGTGGTTTGTTCAAATATTTGTTATTGGTATATTTATGGGTTACTTAGCCTGGAAAACGGATTCAATCGCTCTATCATTCTTTTTACATTTTTGTATTAATGCAATGTCTCTATTATACATAAACGCTGGCAGTAAGATTATATCTATTTATGAAGTCAATGGTCATGTCAGTCCTGTTTTTCTCGTGATTGGACTCTTGCTAACTTATATAGGAATAAGGTCAATAAATAGTAAAATACCCTATATTGAACGGGGTTAG
- a CDS encoding glycosyltransferase, whose amino-acid sequence MVYKIVPIIFLASLFIYCLSVLIYIIGARVRENRNLSTKTQRVSVIVSLKNEENRVDKLVEYLVNQDYPKEYYEIIIIDNNSTDNTYNKLLSYQNKFPNLRVFTTRNINSNLRFKKQAIDLGIKNASGDIILSTDADCHIKEKWISTMVKYFNDDIGFVIGCSLLKHKNNLFTMLQSLDFMLLMNAARSVANLGIPWACNGHNIGFRKSLYEKIGGYSNIARLVGGDDSVFMNLLIKKTKTKAVFADDKHSWITSDTLTSLKDFLFQRIRWSTDANYMHKINPVFFTVILATFLSNLSFLIMPVFSSFIPYFIGGILLKFFLEFIHCYQSLKFFNEKGLVKVFPLWFILEIPYIVFMGILSFWGNSISWYRNRK is encoded by the coding sequence ATGGTATATAAAATCGTGCCTATAATTTTTCTGGCTTCACTATTCATATATTGCTTATCTGTTTTGATATACATCATTGGAGCACGAGTTCGTGAAAATAGAAACTTATCTACAAAGACACAGAGAGTAAGCGTGATAGTTTCTCTGAAAAACGAAGAAAATCGAGTTGATAAGCTGGTGGAATATTTAGTCAATCAGGATTATCCCAAAGAATACTACGAAATAATAATCATAGATAACAACTCAACCGATAATACATACAACAAACTATTGAGCTATCAGAACAAATTTCCCAATCTGCGAGTTTTCACAACAAGAAATATAAACTCTAACCTGAGATTCAAGAAACAGGCAATCGACCTAGGAATAAAAAATGCATCAGGAGATATTATACTTTCCACTGATGCCGATTGTCATATCAAAGAAAAATGGATATCCACGATGGTAAAATATTTCAATGACGATATAGGATTTGTCATAGGCTGTTCACTATTAAAACATAAAAACAATCTATTTACCATGCTCCAGTCACTTGATTTTATGCTACTTATGAATGCAGCAAGATCAGTTGCTAATCTTGGTATTCCATGGGCGTGCAACGGACACAATATCGGTTTTAGAAAATCACTTTATGAGAAAATAGGTGGATATTCTAATATAGCAAGACTTGTTGGGGGCGATGATTCTGTTTTTATGAATCTTCTAATAAAAAAAACTAAAACTAAAGCTGTTTTTGCTGATGATAAACACTCATGGATTACAAGTGATACACTAACAAGTCTTAAAGATTTCCTTTTTCAAAGAATCAGGTGGTCTACCGATGCCAATTATATGCACAAAATAAACCCAGTATTTTTTACTGTAATATTAGCAACTTTTTTATCCAATCTATCCTTTTTAATCATGCCAGTATTTTCATCATTTATACCATATTTTATTGGCGGAATACTTTTAAAATTCTTTCTGGAATTCATACACTGTTATCAATCGCTTAAATTCTTTAATGAAAAAGGGTTAGTTAAAGTTTTTCCTCTCTGGTTTATTCTTGAGATTCCGTATATAGTATTTATGGGTATATTAAGTTTCTGGGGCAATAGTATAAGCTGGTACAGGAATCGAAAGTAA
- a CDS encoding glycosyltransferase: protein MIVNYFLIISASLYFITLMTIYFLAGKRTKLSTEKKFNGFISILVCSKNEESVIKNLLESLTRLIYPEDKYEVVLIDDESEDNTFDIMREYVKKNANWFCYRNQITDKSIKGKKRPITFGIEKCKGDIILTTDADCIVPRGWIHSMVKFFDNENVGMILGHSPVRKGRGIINKIQRFDAVCESIVALATSNINKPFHSNGRNLAYRKKVFYEVGGYEDNKHIASGDDFFLSKSILEKTNYKFVYNTSPDSFVITEPEKFGIKYFFQQLRRNSKAFYLPMDYFLFAANAFLFHLFLLLSFLTGYVVIPVVCLAVKFLIEFLPVYRGVKIFQATDLIKYYPILWVLYPIVMITSAFIGSIFRLSSWR from the coding sequence ATGATAGTAAATTATTTTCTGATTATATCAGCTTCTTTATACTTTATTACATTAATGACTATTTATTTTTTGGCGGGAAAACGTACTAAATTAAGCACAGAGAAAAAATTTAATGGTTTTATATCAATTCTTGTTTGTTCGAAGAATGAGGAGAGTGTTATAAAAAATTTGCTGGAGAGTCTTACAAGGCTCATCTATCCGGAAGATAAATACGAGGTTGTATTAATTGATGATGAATCAGAGGATAATACTTTTGATATTATGAGGGAATATGTTAAAAAAAATGCAAACTGGTTCTGTTATAGAAATCAAATTACTGACAAGTCGATAAAGGGAAAAAAGAGACCTATAACTTTTGGTATAGAAAAGTGTAAAGGAGATATAATCCTTACGACTGATGCCGATTGTATAGTCCCTCGTGGCTGGATTCACAGTATGGTAAAATTTTTTGATAATGAAAATGTAGGAATGATTCTGGGTCATAGTCCGGTTAGAAAAGGCAGAGGTATTATAAATAAAATACAAAGATTCGATGCTGTATGTGAGTCAATAGTGGCTCTGGCAACCTCTAATATAAATAAACCGTTTCACTCTAATGGCAGAAATTTGGCTTATAGAAAAAAAGTATTTTATGAAGTTGGAGGATATGAGGATAATAAACATATTGCCTCAGGTGATGATTTCTTTTTATCCAAGAGCATTTTAGAAAAAACCAACTATAAATTTGTTTATAATACATCTCCTGATTCTTTTGTAATAACTGAACCGGAAAAGTTTGGAATAAAATACTTTTTTCAGCAGTTACGCAGGAATAGCAAAGCCTTTTATTTGCCCATGGATTATTTTTTATTTGCGGCAAACGCGTTCCTGTTCCATCTATTTCTATTGCTTTCTTTTCTAACGGGTTATGTAGTGATACCAGTTGTTTGTTTAGCGGTAAAATTCTTAATTGAATTTTTACCAGTTTATAGAGGAGTAAAAATTTTTCAAGCCACTGATTTGATAAAATATTACCCTATTCTCTGGGTATTATATCCTATAGTTATGATAACCTCTGCTTTTATTGGCTCTATCTTCAGACTCTCATCTTGGAGATAG
- a CDS encoding cobalamin B12-binding domain-containing protein, giving the protein MKTKRCKILLVNPWISDFTAYDLWSKPIGLLYIAKFLIKYGYEVELLDLTDRARWGGLKDNRYSDGRGKYFKTIIEKPEAVRHIPRRFGLYGARPDDVMNYLGKAEKPDIVLMTSIMTYWYHGIIYTVNLLKQYFGSFKLILGGIYATLCPEHAKNVIVPDFLVAHYGEKKSFADN; this is encoded by the coding sequence ATGAAAACTAAAAGGTGCAAAATACTACTTGTAAATCCATGGATCTCTGATTTTACCGCCTATGACTTATGGTCAAAACCCATCGGTTTATTATATATTGCTAAATTTTTGATAAAATATGGTTATGAAGTAGAACTACTCGATCTAACTGACCGTGCCAGATGGGGCGGTTTAAAGGATAATAGATACAGTGATGGTAGAGGAAAATACTTTAAAACAATAATAGAAAAGCCCGAAGCCGTAAGGCATATACCGAGAAGATTTGGTCTTTATGGAGCAAGACCTGATGATGTTATGAATTATTTAGGAAAAGCTGAAAAGCCGGATATAGTACTTATGACTTCAATTATGACATACTGGTACCATGGTATAATCTATACGGTTAATTTATTAAAACAGTATTTTGGTAGTTTCAAATTAATTCTCGGTGGTATATATGCTACTCTTTGTCCAGAGCATGCGAAAAATGTAATAGTGCCGGATTTTCTTGTAGCACATTATGGTGAAAAAAAAAGCTTTGCAGATAATTGA